A region of the Phaseolus vulgaris cultivar G19833 chromosome 11, P. vulgaris v2.0, whole genome shotgun sequence genome:
AACAAAGCCAAAAATACCATTGGAAGTGTAGCAAAAATTTTCTAGAAAATGCATGATGTCTCGTTTTAGATTTTTGCAAGATATTAACTCAGCAAATATCAGCTTTTTAGAAATATCATCACTGTAGACAAGGAAAATTACCAAGGATAAGAGAATACTCTTATTATATTCCAACATAAAGTACAAATGTGCATGCTACCCACCCCCTTCctccatttttttcttcataagtATTCTTATAGAAATTTCTAATTCTCCATGAAGCAGAATTCCACTGAGTAAATCTTCATATTCCCTCTTTTTTCTTATTGCACTATGTCATGCACTAAAGTTCATGTACATTCATTCATCTTACAATGTATCCCAACTTAAAGAAAAATGTGTAACAGAAAAATTGAGAGCAGAACTAAAAAACTAGTGCTAAACCTGATTATACTGTTGTCGCCTTTCCTCATCCTTCAAAACCTACCTCACAAGAAAAAAGACAACAAACCAACAGTGAGCTAACTTAGTATATGAAAATTTCAAATAGACCTCAGGCTTTGGTACAAacgaaaatgaaaacaaaagcaGCAAGAGTCCACCTCATATGCTATTGAAACTTCTTGAAACTTCTTTTCAGCTTCGGGATCATCTTTGTTTGTATCTGGATGGAGCCTTTTTGCAAGCTGCAGAACATGAAGAgaattttatagaaaataaaaatatatatacacatcATTTTAGAAAGGTAATTCCTATGCTGGCTAATCCTGTTTGATGACTTCATGTCAAAGTACAAAGAAGCAAAAAAAGTAAGGATGAACTGAAATACTTCACAATTGTGAAGCACAATACAAAATTGCATATTCAGATTATAAAggcatataaaacaaaataacaacAATAGCCTCATTCTACTGGGAGAGATCACTATAAAGGGTAAATTGACCATTATAGTTGTCTTGTATAGCCTAGATTAGATATAAGGAACATGAACACCTTTCTTTTACAAACTCTTCCACAATACTTCTCTTGACACTTGATCATACACTTTTTCCAAGTAAAAAAACATGCAATTCTCTTCCTTTACTTTGATACCTTTCTATCAACCTCCACAGAAGATAATTACCTTTTGTTGTAGATCTTCTtaacaaaaatgaaaattgaTTCTCCGCAATCCTAGCCCCTTCTTTTGATCTAAGTTCAAACACTTTTTTCCAATAATTTCACAGTGCCTCATAAGTTTTATCTCTTTGTAACTTGTATAACTTTAAATATCTCACTTGTTCCTATATATAGGAACCAAAATATTCATCCTCCATTCATATGACATTTTCTTAAATCTCAAAATAATAAATGGTTCAAGGGAACCAAACAATACCCCGTTCTTTTACACattttcaaacttcaataagAATTAACATTAGGATCAACAGTTTCACTATTATCTTACCAAACTGAAATTTTGTTCTAGTAAGCCAAAATTTTCTCAACCTTGAGTTTCTTCTAACCCTTCCATTTTACAAATTCTTATCCATCATTGAAAAAATTCACCAATCTCTTCTTCATCCCCTTCACTCCACCACCAAGATTCCTCGTATCTGCTCCACCTAAGATTACTTCAACAGCATGTGTAACCAGGAAGTGGGTCAGACAactatctattttttttctatttctaccATCATATTTCTTACCTATCTATTTAATTCCTCATCCAAACAAATCATCAGTGAATTGATAAAGTTTAACCATGAAATGGGTAAGATAACTAAAGCCCACATATTTCAGTACCTAAATTCATGTATACTGACAATTCTAAGGAAAAACTTACCCCATAGTAAGCTTTCTTTATTTCAGAAGAACTTGCATTCTTACTCACACCAAGAATATCATAATAGTCTCTTGCCAAAAATGCTGTAATAGAATTTGAGGAAAACAAACAAGTCATCAACATGCATTCGGCAAATAACAAGTATGCATTCGGCAGCAAAGAGAGTATTGAATTGAGTGAAAGGTAAACGAACTTCAAACTCCTTCTGATTCCAttaaattaatagaaaaaatcaAGTCAAGTATGTgatgtataattttaaaatttatacctGAGCCATGAATTAATCTAGATGCCTCCCAATATGTATTTGTCGCGCCCAATAATAACCATTTCTTCAGACTAACGCCACCTCCCACTGCAAATGGATAAAGAGGAGCAGGTGATCATAAACAACAATTGAAAAGTATGCAACATTAGATCCAGCATTGCAAGAAAACAAGATATGGATCAATAATCAATTCATTCAGCAATTTAAGaacttacataaaataaaataaccatAGAACCAAATAACATAACCCAAATTGAAAATGTTGAAACTAAACAATTGACAATTTGGTCAGTTTCCCAAAAAGTTATACAATGAAAAGGGTAAGAAAATAAAAGGGTTAATTTAACACACACCATTAGATGCAAAACTACCAGTAACTCTCGATGGATTGAAAGGCCTAGAGTTCAATGTCCTATAACCCCTTTGGAACACTGCTTGATAAACCTGCAAACGAAAATTTCCCGCACAATTGGAAAACCATATTTCATAGAAGTACACTGAAAAAAAATCGACAAGATGCGTACAGAATCGTTGGCATCACGGAAAGATCGACGAGCAAGGCGATTAATGAGAGTGACGCCTTGGGAGCGAACCATTTGGGTAATGACAGCGAGAAACTAGGAATACCAATTAAAAGGTTTTGGGAAATTTGGGATAATTAAACCTAGATAAACCCTAAATTGAGGGATTTTGATTAGGAAGGTTCTGGGAGGAGCAAGAAGAGAGGGGAAATGAACAGAAAGTGGCCCAACCGTGTGGGAGACAAGACAAACGGCTCCAACGTTGATGGAACTCTTGTGACTGTGTGGTTCCTGTCCGTACAAGTGTTTGGCTGCGGATTCACCtgcttttgtttttttaacacattttaattaattcacCACTATTAAGGTAATTTGTTTGATTAATAATAGcagtatatttatttatctataattataatatttttcataattatatttaaaaattaaccaacgaaaatagaataataaaaatatttatttttgtttatttaaaaaattaccctttttttattttccaactATATCATTAGATAAAGTACCCACACTTCTAAATTATTTGCTTTTGTTTTAGCTTTATTCAGAAGactcaaataattattttgactAATTATTACTTCCTTATCTTTTCCACTTAAAACTTGCATGGAATATATATCAAATATCAGAGCAAATTtggacatttttttttgtttgttaagTGGTTCATAACAAACactacaataaatttaaaaattaattaaattaactaaattaaatactaatttaaatattaaaaaattattaatatttaatatatctctataattaataaaatattataaaataatttttatattaatatccaaattaactatcaaaattttagttattaatattttaattataaattagtctttaaaagattaataaaaactaatttagaacaAAACagtagtagttaaaaccttgatagttagtaattagataccaatttataaaatattttataatttttttattaataataaaaactactttaaataccaataattttttagtttataaaatagtgattaattattttgtctttagaattaatttttatttaataattttttttaataatgaaagagaatcattaaataaaacatgcTCCATGCTACAATTCCTCAAAGAGTTTCAATAAATTTCAAACAATGAAAAAAGTGTgtcaaaaatgtattttttaatactcttcaaacacaaatataatttaaaaagagGGGGAGAATGAAGCACAAGAAAAGTATCACAGTCTATGATATGACACATACCTTAACCAAATCTACCATTGCTTTCTTGCAGCTTCAGCTATGCCTTTCCTGCTacttttcttcacttttttcttCACTCAGACATTGCTGCACATACAAGAAAGCAATTATCCTGAAAATTGAACACACAATAACCATGCAATTGCTTTCATTAAACTAGTCCTTTAGACCATTTAACTTCATCAAGTAACTAGAACATTCACAGACAGAAAGTTCAGAATCATCTTTTGCTTTATCAGTAAGTTAAGAATCATACAAATTTTCCTTCTTGTCTCATTAGACAATGATATTCAAATTGCACATACAACAAAAAGAAATGGCAAACAGATAGCAACTAAATGACACACTAGTTAAAGGGaatatttgtttgtttaagTGGACAAAAtcaaaattctgaaattaacttttagtatttatattttatacatttgatggttatatttttaatttttgcatGCATTTCACCAATCCATTGAATATGTAACAACATCCTGACaatacacacacaaaaatttGGGTAACAAAATTTGCAAAATGACTTGAAGTAGTAAATATATTGTTGAAGAACTAACATAGAATTACCACAATCAGAAGAATGATGCTGGCTTTAAGTTAGATCAATCTGAAgctttctcattcttttctgCTTTCCCATCTTCCGATAGCTAAAGGTTATGCAGCTTCTCCATGAAATTATTCCTTTCTTAACCAAAAGTGAAGCAAGAACTTGTGAGAACCATAACATTACTCTGGTGTTTTCTTTTGGCTTTTGCATTCTTGATAAGTAGAAGTTCCTTGGTTCGGAATCGAATTTCCTGTTACTTTGGCAAGCCACCTAGCTGCAACTAGTTGTGGAGCGAGGCTAGAAAGAAAAGGGTCATGAAACTGGTTGTGGAGGTTATTAATGCTCATGATCTTATGCCAAAAGATGGTGAAGGATCAGCAAGTCCCTTTGTGGAAGTAGACTTTGAAAACCAGCTTAGCCGAACCAGAACTGTCCCAAAGAACCTCAATCCCACTTGGAACCAAAAACTAATCTTCCATTTGGATGCAACCAAACCTTACCATCGCCAAACTATTGAAGTATCTGTCTTCAACGAGAGGAGACTTACTCCAGGCAGAAACTTCCTTGGAAGGGTGAGAATTCCTTGCTCCAACATTGTCAAGGAAGGTGAAGAAGTGTATCAGATTTTCCCACTTGAAAACAAATGGTTTCTCTCACCTGTTAAGGGTGAGATTGGCCTCAAAATATACATTGCATCTGACTCCAACTCCAACTCCAAACCAAAACCTCTTTCTCCTGTTTTTCCTTCAGAAATAGAAAAACTCCCACCTTCTACTCCACTCCAAGCACCAGAATCAACAACTAGTACTACCCTTCCTCCTCCTCGTATCATTCCCTCAGACAGAACAACATCAGAAGCTGGTTCCATTGAAGAACTTCCTACATTTGACACCCCAAAATCTATAGAAGAAGCAGAAGTATACTCTGGTGCACAAGTTATAGATCAAGAGCCAAAGGAAGAAAGCAGAGAAGCTGTGGCAGAGACAACCCAACAACTAAACAAGCACCAAGTTCTCCAGCCACAGATGATTTCCATAAAGAGAAGACCACCAGGTACTCCATCAGTTGATCCTCAAGTCCAATCTAGTCATCATGAAAACTATAATCACAATGACACCAATCCACAGCCTAGGATTTCAATAAAGAGACGACCACAAGCTCAAGATTTTCCTTTCACAATGCACTCTGTTGATCCACAAGTCCAACCAAGCTACGTTGAAGGCTACAATCATAATGACACCAACCAGAAGCCAAGAATTTCAATCAAGAGACGACCACGAGGACCCTTTAATCCACAAGTCCATGCGAGCCATGATGAAGCCTACAACCTCATGGGAACCAACCCACAACAGCCAAGAATTTTAGTAGAGAGACAACCGCAGAATACTCCACTCACCACGCACCAAGTTAGTCCCCAAGTCCCTACTGGCCTTGATGAAAACTACAATCTCAGTGACACCAATGGAGAACGGTGGCCTAGTGGTGGAGCTTATGGTAGAAGAGGGTGGATGAGTGGTAGTGACAGATTCACTAGTACATTTGACCTTGTTGAGCAGATGTATTATCTGTATGTTCGTGTTGTGAAGGCGAAAGATCTTCCCGCAAGCAGCATGACCTCAAGCTGTGATCCTTATGTGGAAGTGAAGCTGGGAAACTACAGGGGAAGAACAAAGCACTTTGATCATAAACTGAACCCGGAGTGGAATCAAGTGTTTGCTTTCTCCAAAGACCGCATTCAGTCTTCTGTTTTAGAAGTCTTTGTGAAAGATAAAGCAATGGTGGGGAGAGATGACTATCTTGGAAGGGTGGTTTTTGACCTCAATGAGGTTCCAACGAGAGTTCCACCAGATAGTCCACTAGCTCCTCAGTGGTATCGGCTTGAGAACAGGGGTGACATTATGCTAGCAGTTTGGATGGGAACACAAGCTGATGAGGCTTTCTCAGAAGCTTGGCATTCTGATGCTGCCACTGTCTATGGAGAGGGTGTTTTCAACATCAGATCCAAGGTATACATGTCCCCAAAACTGTGGTATCTCAGGGTGAATGTCATTGAAGCTCAAGATGTAATACCGGGTGACAGAAACCGTCTACCTGAGGTTTTTGTGAAAGCTCAAGTGGGGTGCCAAGTACTAACAACCAAGATATGCCCCACCAGAACAACCACCCCATTTTGGAATGAAGATTTGGTTTTTGTAGCATGTGAGCCATTTGAGGAGCAATTAACAATCACTGTGGAGGATCGTGTGCACCCTTCAAAAGATGAGGTGCTTGGGAAGATAAGCCTACCAATGACCCTCTTTGAGAAGCGGTTAGACCAAAGGCCGGTTCATTCGCGCTGGTTCAGTCTAGAGAAATTTGGTTTTGGAATgttggaaggtgatagaagaaATGAGCTCAAGTTTTCAAGCAGGATTCACATGAGAGTGTGCCTTGAGGGTGGATACCATGTCCTAGATGAGTCCACATTGTACAGCAGTGATCAAAGACCAACAGCAAGACAACTATGGAAGCAACCTATTGGGATACTTGAAGTAGGCATCTTAGGAGCTCAAGGGCTTCTCCCAATGAAGATGAGGGATGGCAGAGGCAGCACAGATGCATACTGTGTTGCCAAGTATGGTCAGAAATGGGTCAGAACAAGAACACTTCTTGACACTTTTAGTCCTAAATGGAATGAGCAATACACATGGGAGGTTTATGATCCTTGCACTGTGATAACATTGGGAGTTTTTGACAACTGCCATTTAGGTGGAGAAAAATCTACTGGTAGCAACGCTGCTAGAGATTCTCGGATTGGAAAGGTGAGAATAAGGCTATCAACACTTGAAGCTAATAGAATCTACACCAATTCTCACCCTCTTCTTGTTCTACACCCACATGGGGTTAAGAAGATGGGAGAGCTTCAGTT
Encoded here:
- the LOC137830870 gene encoding FT-interacting protein 1-like, with product MKLVVEVINAHDLMPKDGEGSASPFVEVDFENQLSRTRTVPKNLNPTWNQKLIFHLDATKPYHRQTIEVSVFNERRLTPGRNFLGRVRIPCSNIVKEGEEVYQIFPLENKWFLSPVKGEIGLKIYIASDSNSNSKPKPLSPVFPSEIEKLPPSTPLQAPESTTSTTLPPPRIIPSDRTTSEAGSIEELPTFDTPKSIEEAEVYSGAQVIDQEPKEESREAVAETTQQLNKHQVLQPQMISIKRRPPGTPSVDPQVQSSHHENYNHNDTNPQPRISIKRRPQAQDFPFTMHSVDPQVQPSYVEGYNHNDTNQKPRISIKRRPRGPFNPQVHASHDEAYNLMGTNPQQPRILVERQPQNTPLTTHQVSPQVPTGLDENYNLSDTNGERWPSGGAYGRRGWMSGSDRFTSTFDLVEQMYYLYVRVVKAKDLPASSMTSSCDPYVEVKLGNYRGRTKHFDHKLNPEWNQVFAFSKDRIQSSVLEVFVKDKAMVGRDDYLGRVVFDLNEVPTRVPPDSPLAPQWYRLENRGDIMLAVWMGTQADEAFSEAWHSDAATVYGEGVFNIRSKVYMSPKLWYLRVNVIEAQDVIPGDRNRLPEVFVKAQVGCQVLTTKICPTRTTTPFWNEDLVFVACEPFEEQLTITVEDRVHPSKDEVLGKISLPMTLFEKRLDQRPVHSRWFSLEKFGFGMLEGDRRNELKFSSRIHMRVCLEGGYHVLDESTLYSSDQRPTARQLWKQPIGILEVGILGAQGLLPMKMRDGRGSTDAYCVAKYGQKWVRTRTLLDTFSPKWNEQYTWEVYDPCTVITLGVFDNCHLGGEKSTGSNAARDSRIGKVRIRLSTLEANRIYTNSHPLLVLHPHGVKKMGELQLAVRFTALSVANMVHIYGQPLLPKIHYLHPFTVNQIDNLRYQAMNIVASRLGRAEPPLRKEVVEYMLDVDSHLWSMRRSKANFFRIMSLFSGVITMGKWFSDVCLWKNHVTSILVHILFLILIWYPELILPTVFLYMFLIGLWNYRFRPRHPPHMDTKLSWAEAVHPDELDEEFDTFPTSRSQDVVRMRYDRLRTVAGRIQTVVGDIATQGERFQSLLSWRDPRASSIFVVFSFCAAVTLYATPFRVVALVTGLYFLRHPRFRSKLPSVASNFFKRLPARTDSLL